From one Brevundimonas sp. PAMC22021 genomic stretch:
- the treY gene encoding malto-oligosyltrehalose synthase: MTPRATYRVQFHADFTFADAERLAPYWAGLGISHVYASPIATARKGSIHGYDVVDPMTINPALGGEEGFRSLVETLRRHDLGVILDIVPNHVAVGGDDNEWWLDVLAKGPASAYARFFDIDWNSGDPALEGKLLAPFLGGPYAEVLASGDLFVEAEPERDRISVVAYGSHRFPIRREDHAAVLGAAGADRLEHTTPEALARAFDGKSETGKAALHELLERQHYRLAHWRTAGDQINWRRFFDISELAGLRIEDKAVFEAVHALPLRLYAEGLIDGLRIDHVDGLADPAAYCRRLRQRLTELEAQRPATASSGPAYLVIEKILAVDEPLASDWLTDGTTGYDFMNDVSAVLHDPAGAGTLDALWTEISGRTADFHAEERLARGETLDRSFAGQLDACAAAFERLARSDLATRDLTLAGFRRAARAMMTVFPVYRTYGVGDAAPGSDAAIREGVVAAAIDLAGPSDAEAIRQIAQWLAGEGGGDADLKADAVRRFQQLSAPVSAKSVEDTAFYRFGRLLSRTDVGFDPARLGASAEDFHAAVRARAATHPHAMLATATHDHKRGEDGRARLAVLSDLPDLWAEAARRWQASAPLDGVSPGDAYQLHQAIVGAWPLELSASDAEGLSTLRDRLAGWQQKALREAKLRSSWAMPDETYEGACRAYLDVLLAPGSAFLTEAVPFIERIAPAGVAKSLAQTLLKLIVPGVPDVYQGTEGWDFSLVDPDNRRPVDYAAREAWLGAEGDAGGWRDGAGKAALIARLLHERRRHPELFASGDYEPLTLEGARADQALAFVRRHGGVELLVVCATRASEACVQAKDADPSIAWWGDTRVAGRSVSEITKGEVFGWRLDG; encoded by the coding sequence ATGACGCCACGCGCCACCTATCGCGTCCAGTTCCACGCCGACTTCACCTTCGCTGACGCCGAACGCCTGGCGCCCTACTGGGCCGGGCTCGGGATCAGCCATGTCTATGCGTCGCCGATCGCCACGGCGCGAAAGGGCTCGATCCACGGCTACGACGTGGTCGATCCCATGACCATCAATCCGGCGCTGGGCGGCGAGGAGGGCTTCCGTTCGCTGGTTGAGACGCTGCGGCGGCACGACCTGGGCGTCATCCTCGACATCGTGCCGAACCATGTGGCCGTCGGCGGCGACGACAATGAATGGTGGCTTGATGTTCTGGCGAAGGGTCCGGCCAGCGCCTACGCCCGCTTCTTCGACATCGATTGGAACAGCGGCGATCCTGCGCTGGAGGGCAAGCTGCTGGCGCCGTTCCTGGGCGGCCCCTACGCCGAGGTGTTGGCGTCCGGCGACCTTTTTGTCGAAGCGGAGCCCGAGCGAGACCGGATCTCGGTCGTCGCATACGGCTCCCATAGATTTCCCATCCGGCGCGAAGACCATGCCGCCGTACTGGGCGCGGCGGGTGCGGATCGTCTCGAGCACACAACGCCGGAGGCGCTGGCGCGCGCCTTTGACGGCAAGAGCGAGACGGGCAAGGCGGCTCTGCACGAGCTGCTGGAGCGGCAACACTATCGCCTGGCGCATTGGCGCACGGCGGGCGACCAGATCAACTGGCGGCGCTTCTTCGACATCTCGGAGCTGGCAGGCCTGCGGATTGAGGACAAGGCGGTGTTCGAGGCGGTGCACGCCCTGCCGCTTCGCCTCTATGCTGAGGGCCTGATCGACGGCCTGCGCATCGACCACGTCGACGGGCTGGCCGACCCGGCAGCCTATTGCCGCCGGCTGCGTCAGCGCCTGACCGAGCTTGAGGCGCAGCGCCCCGCAACGGCGTCCAGCGGGCCCGCCTATCTGGTGATCGAGAAGATTCTGGCGGTGGACGAGCCGCTGGCCTCCGACTGGCTGACGGACGGCACGACCGGCTACGACTTCATGAACGACGTCTCGGCGGTGCTGCATGATCCCGCCGGCGCCGGGACCCTGGATGCGTTGTGGACGGAGATCAGCGGGCGCACGGCGGACTTCCATGCGGAGGAACGGCTGGCGCGCGGCGAGACGCTGGACCGGAGCTTCGCCGGGCAGCTGGACGCGTGCGCCGCCGCTTTCGAGCGGCTGGCGCGCAGCGATCTGGCGACGCGCGACCTGACGCTGGCTGGGTTCCGGCGAGCCGCGCGCGCCATGATGACAGTGTTTCCGGTCTATCGCACCTATGGCGTAGGCGACGCAGCGCCGGGCTCGGACGCCGCGATCCGGGAGGGTGTCGTCGCGGCCGCCATCGATCTGGCGGGTCCGTCGGACGCCGAGGCCATCCGGCAGATCGCCCAGTGGCTGGCGGGCGAGGGCGGCGGCGATGCGGACCTGAAGGCGGACGCCGTCAGGCGATTTCAGCAGCTGAGCGCGCCCGTGTCGGCCAAGTCCGTCGAGGACACCGCTTTCTATCGCTTCGGGCGCCTGCTTTCGCGAACCGACGTCGGGTTCGATCCGGCGCGGCTGGGCGCCTCGGCCGAGGACTTCCACGCGGCGGTTCGGGCGCGGGCGGCGACCCACCCTCACGCCATGCTGGCCACCGCGACGCATGATCACAAGCGCGGCGAGGATGGTCGGGCGAGATTGGCCGTGCTCAGCGATCTGCCCGACCTGTGGGCGGAGGCTGCGCGGCGTTGGCAGGCGTCGGCGCCTCTCGACGGTGTCTCGCCCGGCGACGCCTATCAGCTGCATCAGGCCATCGTCGGCGCCTGGCCGCTGGAGCTTTCGGCGTCCGATGCAGAAGGCCTGTCGACGCTGCGGGATCGGCTGGCGGGCTGGCAGCAGAAGGCGCTTAGGGAAGCCAAGCTGCGGTCGTCCTGGGCGATGCCGGACGAGACCTATGAAGGTGCGTGCCGCGCCTACCTGGACGTGTTGCTGGCGCCCGGCAGCGCATTCCTGACGGAGGCCGTGCCGTTCATCGAGCGGATCGCGCCGGCCGGCGTGGCCAAGAGCCTGGCCCAGACGCTGTTGAAGCTGATCGTTCCGGGCGTGCCGGACGTCTACCAGGGAACCGAAGGCTGGGACTTCAGCCTGGTCGATCCGGACAACCGTCGGCCCGTGGACTACGCCGCCCGAGAGGCGTGGCTGGGCGCAGAAGGCGACGCGGGAGGCTGGCGCGACGGGGCGGGCAAGGCGGCGCTGATCGCCAGGCTGCTGCACGAGCGCAGACGCCATCCGGAGTTGTTCGCGTCTGGCGACTACGAGCCGCTGACGCTGGAGGGCGCACGCGCAGACCAAGCGTTGGCCTTTGTCCGTCGTCACGGAGGCGTGGAGTTGCTGGTGGTCTGCGCCACTCGCGCGTCCGAAGCGTGCGTTCAGGCCAAAGATGCGGACCCAAGCATCGCTTGGTGGGGCGATACGCGGGTCGCCGGACGATCCGTGTCGGAGATCACCAAGGGCGAAGTCTTCGGCTGGCGACTGGACGGCTGA
- a CDS encoding UDP-glucose/GDP-mannose dehydrogenase family protein, which yields MKIGIIGTGYVGLVTGACLAEVGHDVVCIDRDASKIALLENGGCPIYEPGLPELIARNRSAGRLTFSTRMADGVRDAEAVFIAVGTPPGANGDADLRFVHAVAEEIADCLTGFTVVVTKSTVPVGTGDQVERLIQHRRANADFAVVSNPEFLREGCAIGDFLKPDRIVVGADESRAREVMAAVYQPLTRQGAPLLLTERRTSELIKYASNAFLAVKISYINEMADLCEEVGADALKVAEGMGLDPRIGGRFLQPGPGYGGSCFPKDTKALLSTGAQSGVRLRVVQAAEEANADRKRCLAARVAAVAGDLQGKTIAVLGLAFKAGTDDMREAASLDLIPELQARGATVRAFDPEAMDAAAPMLPGAVFCRDAYHALDGADVMVVLTEWDDFAKLDLARAAGRMRRRLMVDFRNLYSPNDVTAAGIDYVSLGRPAASAGRERGAVFSHAEEEQSLQRAVAE from the coding sequence ATGAAGATCGGGATCATCGGAACGGGTTACGTCGGCCTGGTGACCGGCGCCTGTCTGGCGGAAGTCGGCCATGACGTGGTCTGCATCGACCGCGACGCCAGCAAGATCGCCCTGCTGGAGAACGGCGGCTGCCCGATCTACGAACCCGGCCTGCCCGAGCTGATCGCCCGCAATCGTTCGGCAGGGCGCCTGACCTTCTCGACCCGGATGGCCGACGGCGTGCGAGACGCCGAGGCCGTTTTCATCGCCGTCGGAACGCCGCCGGGCGCCAACGGAGATGCGGACCTGCGCTTTGTTCACGCGGTGGCCGAAGAGATCGCCGACTGCCTGACCGGCTTCACCGTCGTGGTGACCAAGTCGACCGTACCCGTCGGCACCGGCGACCAGGTCGAGCGGCTGATCCAGCATCGTCGCGCGAACGCGGACTTCGCCGTGGTGTCCAATCCGGAGTTCCTGCGCGAAGGCTGCGCCATCGGCGACTTCCTGAAGCCCGACCGCATTGTCGTCGGCGCCGACGAGTCGCGCGCCCGCGAGGTGATGGCGGCCGTCTATCAGCCGTTGACGCGTCAGGGCGCGCCCCTGCTGCTGACCGAACGTCGCACGTCGGAGCTGATCAAATACGCGTCCAACGCCTTTCTGGCGGTGAAGATCAGCTACATCAACGAGATGGCCGACCTGTGCGAGGAAGTGGGCGCCGACGCGCTCAAGGTCGCCGAGGGCATGGGCCTGGACCCGCGCATCGGCGGACGCTTCCTGCAGCCCGGTCCCGGCTATGGCGGTTCGTGCTTCCCCAAGGACACCAAAGCCCTGCTGAGCACCGGCGCCCAGTCTGGCGTGCGCCTGCGGGTCGTGCAGGCGGCGGAAGAGGCCAATGCGGATCGCAAGCGGTGCCTGGCCGCGCGAGTCGCCGCCGTCGCCGGCGACCTGCAGGGCAAGACGATTGCGGTCCTGGGTCTCGCCTTCAAGGCCGGCACCGACGACATGCGCGAGGCCGCGTCGCTGGACCTGATCCCGGAACTGCAGGCGCGCGGAGCCACGGTGCGCGCCTTTGACCCCGAGGCGATGGACGCCGCCGCTCCTATGCTGCCGGGCGCCGTCTTCTGCCGCGACGCCTATCATGCGCTCGACGGGGCCGACGTTATGGTCGTGCTGACGGAATGGGACGACTTCGCCAAGCTGGATCTCGCCCGCGCGGCCGGTCGGATGCGCAGGCGCCTGATGGTGGATTTCCGAAACCTGTATAGCCCCAACGACGTGACCGCCGCCGGCATCGACTATGTGTCGCTGGGTCGACCAGCCGCCTCGGCGGGACGAGAGCGCGGCGCGGTCTTCTCGCACGCGGAGGAAGAGCAATCCCTCCAGCGCGCGGTCGCAGAGTGA
- a CDS encoding beta-xylosidase, whose amino-acid sequence MIEAVKIWNEPNNKSHWDPNLDPEWSLFANMTCLAGQAIGEANPDVTRVLGGMSPIDPGFLRRLEARGVMEAVDVVAVHGFPLDWNLWSIDEWPAKVGEIRAVVDKPVWVTEVGVSAFGSEEVQAWGVKKTADLLIGQAPRIFWYSLYDLPQAWGATTRHKEAEGSSYYRHFHMGLLREDGSPKAALEAYRPYAADMGLCQWFHYHDHRLDEAVGIMRDLGVRHVRTGISWADSFREGALEWFDRQMEALAPFDTTVTFCFTPEHRGVEPHHTSPPQVAEEYAQFCADMVSRYAPRRAAPALPVEVSEEAA is encoded by the coding sequence ATGATCGAAGCCGTCAAGATCTGGAACGAGCCCAACAACAAGTCGCACTGGGACCCGAACCTCGATCCCGAATGGAGCCTGTTCGCCAACATGACCTGCCTGGCCGGTCAGGCGATCGGAGAGGCCAATCCCGATGTCACGCGCGTGCTGGGCGGCATGTCCCCGATCGATCCCGGCTTTCTCCGCAGGCTGGAAGCTCGCGGCGTGATGGAGGCGGTGGATGTCGTGGCCGTCCACGGCTTCCCGCTGGACTGGAACCTGTGGTCCATCGACGAATGGCCGGCCAAGGTCGGGGAGATCCGGGCCGTCGTCGACAAGCCCGTCTGGGTCACCGAGGTCGGCGTCTCCGCCTTCGGATCGGAAGAGGTGCAGGCCTGGGGCGTCAAGAAAACCGCCGACCTGCTGATCGGCCAGGCGCCGCGCATCTTCTGGTACAGCCTCTATGACCTGCCCCAGGCGTGGGGGGCCACGACGCGGCACAAGGAGGCGGAAGGCTCCTCCTATTACCGCCACTTCCACATGGGGCTGCTGCGCGAGGACGGATCGCCCAAGGCCGCGCTTGAAGCCTATCGACCCTACGCCGCCGACATGGGCCTGTGCCAGTGGTTCCACTATCATGACCACCGCCTGGACGAGGCCGTCGGGATCATGCGCGACCTGGGCGTTCGCCACGTGCGCACGGGCATTTCGTGGGCCGACAGCTTCCGTGAAGGCGCGCTGGAGTGGTTCGACCGCCAGATGGAAGCCTTGGCGCCGTTCGACACGACGGTCACCTTCTGCTTTACGCCCGAGCATCGTGGCGTCGAGCCTCACCACACCAGCCCTCCGCAGGTCGCGGAGGAATACGCCCAGTTCTGCGCCGACATGGTCAGCCGCTACGCGCCTCGCCGCGCCGCGCCCGCCCTGCCGGTCGAAGTTTCGGAGGAAGCCGCATGA